A single genomic interval of Homo sapiens chromosome 7, GRCh38.p14 Primary Assembly harbors:
- the SRI gene encoding sorcin isoform A (isoform A is encoded by transcript variant 1) has translation MAYPGHPGAGGGYYPGGYGGAPGGPAFPGQTQDPLYGYFAAVAGQDGQIDADELQRCLTQSGIAGGYKPFNLETCRLMVSMLDRDMSGTMGFNEFKELWAVLNGWRQHFISFDTDRSGTVDPQELQKALTTMGFRLSPQAVNSIAKRYSTNGKITFDDYIACCVKLRALTDSFRRRDTAQQGVVNFPYDDFIQCVMSV, from the exons ATGGCGTACCCGGGGCATCCTGGCGCCGGCGGCGGGTACTACCCAGGCGGG TATGGAGGGGCTCCCGGAGGGCCTGCGTTTCCCGGACAAACTCAGGATCCGCTGTATGGTTACTTTGCTGCTGTAGCTGGACAG gatgGGCAGATAGATGCTGATGAATTGCAGAGATGTCTGACACAGTCTGGCATTGCTGGAGGATACAAAC CTTTTAACCTGGAGACTTGCCGGCTTATGGTTTCAATGCTGGAT AGAGATATGTCTGGCACAATGGGTTTCAATGAATTTAAAGAACTCTGGGCTGTACTGAATGGCTGGAGACAACACTTTATCAGTTTTGACACTGACAGGAGTGGAACAGTAGACCCACAAGAATTGCAGAAGGCCCTGACAACAATGG GATTTAGGTTGAGTCCCCAGGCTGTGAATTCAATTGCAAAACGATACAGCACCAATGGAAAGATCACCTTCGACGACTACATCGCCTGCTGCGTCAAACTGAGGGCTCTTACAG ACAGCTTTCGAAGACGGGATACTGCTCAGCAAGGTGTTGTGAATTTCCCATATGATGAT ttcattCAATGTGTCATGAGTGTTTAA
- the SRI gene encoding sorcin isoform B (isoform B is encoded by transcript variant 2), protein MQYGGAPGGPAFPGQTQDPLYGYFAAVAGQDGQIDADELQRCLTQSGIAGGYKPFNLETCRLMVSMLDRDMSGTMGFNEFKELWAVLNGWRQHFISFDTDRSGTVDPQELQKALTTMGFRLSPQAVNSIAKRYSTNGKITFDDYIACCVKLRALTDSFRRRDTAQQGVVNFPYDDFIQCVMSV, encoded by the exons TATGGAGGGGCTCCCGGAGGGCCTGCGTTTCCCGGACAAACTCAGGATCCGCTGTATGGTTACTTTGCTGCTGTAGCTGGACAG gatgGGCAGATAGATGCTGATGAATTGCAGAGATGTCTGACACAGTCTGGCATTGCTGGAGGATACAAAC CTTTTAACCTGGAGACTTGCCGGCTTATGGTTTCAATGCTGGAT AGAGATATGTCTGGCACAATGGGTTTCAATGAATTTAAAGAACTCTGGGCTGTACTGAATGGCTGGAGACAACACTTTATCAGTTTTGACACTGACAGGAGTGGAACAGTAGACCCACAAGAATTGCAGAAGGCCCTGACAACAATGG GATTTAGGTTGAGTCCCCAGGCTGTGAATTCAATTGCAAAACGATACAGCACCAATGGAAAGATCACCTTCGACGACTACATCGCCTGCTGCGTCAAACTGAGGGCTCTTACAG ACAGCTTTCGAAGACGGGATACTGCTCAGCAAGGTGTTGTGAATTTCCCATATGATGAT ttcattCAATGTGTCATGAGTGTTTAA
- the SRI gene encoding sorcin isoform D (isoform D is encoded by transcript variant 4), translated as MQYGGAPGGPAFPGQTQDPLYGYFAAVAGQDGQIDADELQRCLTQSGIAGGYKPFNLETCRLMVSMLDRDMSGTMGFNEFKELWAVLNGWRQHFISFDTDRSGTVDPQELQKALTTMGFRLSPQAVNSIAKRYSTNGKITFDDYIACCVKLRALTDSFRRRDTAQQGVVNFPYDDVSLRN; from the exons TATGGAGGGGCTCCCGGAGGGCCTGCGTTTCCCGGACAAACTCAGGATCCGCTGTATGGTTACTTTGCTGCTGTAGCTGGACAG gatgGGCAGATAGATGCTGATGAATTGCAGAGATGTCTGACACAGTCTGGCATTGCTGGAGGATACAAAC CTTTTAACCTGGAGACTTGCCGGCTTATGGTTTCAATGCTGGAT AGAGATATGTCTGGCACAATGGGTTTCAATGAATTTAAAGAACTCTGGGCTGTACTGAATGGCTGGAGACAACACTTTATCAGTTTTGACACTGACAGGAGTGGAACAGTAGACCCACAAGAATTGCAGAAGGCCCTGACAACAATGG GATTTAGGTTGAGTCCCCAGGCTGTGAATTCAATTGCAAAACGATACAGCACCAATGGAAAGATCACCTTCGACGACTACATCGCCTGCTGCGTCAAACTGAGGGCTCTTACAG ACAGCTTTCGAAGACGGGATACTGCTCAGCAAGGTGTTGTGAATTTCCCATATGATGATGTAAGTCTTAGAAATTAA
- the SRI gene encoding sorcin isoform C (isoform C is encoded by transcript variant 3), with protein MAYPGHPGAGGGYYPGGYGGAPGGPAFPGQTQDPLYGYFAAVAGQDGQIDADELQRCLTQSGIAGGYKPFNLETCRLMVSMLDRDMSGTMGFNEFKELWAVLNGWRQHFISFDTDRSGTVDPQELQKALTTMGFRLSPQAVNSIAKRYSTNGKITFDDYIACCVKLRALTDSFRRRDTAQQGVVNFPYDDVSLRN; from the exons ATGGCGTACCCGGGGCATCCTGGCGCCGGCGGCGGGTACTACCCAGGCGGG TATGGAGGGGCTCCCGGAGGGCCTGCGTTTCCCGGACAAACTCAGGATCCGCTGTATGGTTACTTTGCTGCTGTAGCTGGACAG gatgGGCAGATAGATGCTGATGAATTGCAGAGATGTCTGACACAGTCTGGCATTGCTGGAGGATACAAAC CTTTTAACCTGGAGACTTGCCGGCTTATGGTTTCAATGCTGGAT AGAGATATGTCTGGCACAATGGGTTTCAATGAATTTAAAGAACTCTGGGCTGTACTGAATGGCTGGAGACAACACTTTATCAGTTTTGACACTGACAGGAGTGGAACAGTAGACCCACAAGAATTGCAGAAGGCCCTGACAACAATGG GATTTAGGTTGAGTCCCCAGGCTGTGAATTCAATTGCAAAACGATACAGCACCAATGGAAAGATCACCTTCGACGACTACATCGCCTGCTGCGTCAAACTGAGGGCTCTTACAG ACAGCTTTCGAAGACGGGATACTGCTCAGCAAGGTGTTGTGAATTTCCCATATGATGATGTAAGTCTTAGAAATTAA